A single Anatilimnocola floriformis DNA region contains:
- the sdhB gene encoding succinate dehydrogenase iron-sulfur subunit, whose protein sequence is MADSHHSNGHDSHGHDSHGHADHGDSHAKPDSFEVRVLRQDGPGQPSYWERHTVKYEPDMNVISVLQRIAAKATSADGKHVAPVAWDCNCLEEVCGACTMVINGKVRQSCSALVDRLLGDHPAEIELQPMTKFPVVRDLVVDRSRLFRGLQKVKAWIPADGYYDLGPGPKVSAKTQEQTYPLSECMSCGCCLEACPQYLKVELVRDDGETEEQFTTRKNNTFDGEFVGAHAISQAVLFNMHPTGAMNAGERLEALTQEGGIQVCGNAQNCVAVCPKRIPLTTSIARAGRATTFHVLKKWFGA, encoded by the coding sequence ATGGCAGACTCGCATCACAGCAATGGTCACGACTCGCACGGCCACGATTCCCATGGTCATGCAGATCACGGCGATTCGCACGCGAAGCCCGATTCGTTCGAGGTTCGCGTTCTCCGGCAAGACGGCCCGGGCCAACCCAGCTACTGGGAACGGCACACGGTCAAGTACGAACCCGACATGAACGTGATCAGCGTGCTGCAACGCATCGCCGCCAAAGCCACCTCAGCCGACGGCAAGCACGTCGCGCCGGTCGCCTGGGACTGCAACTGCCTGGAAGAAGTGTGCGGCGCGTGCACGATGGTCATCAACGGCAAGGTCCGGCAAAGCTGCTCGGCCCTCGTCGACCGCCTGCTCGGCGACCACCCCGCCGAAATCGAACTTCAGCCAATGACGAAGTTTCCGGTCGTCCGTGACCTGGTCGTCGATCGCAGCCGTCTCTTCCGCGGTCTGCAAAAGGTGAAGGCCTGGATCCCCGCCGACGGCTACTACGACCTCGGCCCCGGCCCGAAGGTCTCGGCCAAGACGCAGGAACAGACCTATCCTCTCAGCGAATGCATGAGCTGCGGCTGCTGCCTGGAAGCCTGCCCGCAATACCTCAAGGTTGAACTCGTCCGCGACGACGGCGAAACCGAAGAGCAATTCACCACGCGCAAGAACAACACCTTCGACGGTGAGTTCGTCGGTGCCCACGCCATCAGCCAGGCCGTCCTCTTCAACATGCACCCGACTGGCGCCATGAACGCCGGCGAACGCCTGGAAGCCCTCACGCAAGAAGGTGGCATCCAAGTCTGCGGCAACGCCCAAAACTGCGTCGCCGTCTGCCCGAAGCGCATCCCGCTCACCAC